DNA sequence from the Trueperaceae bacterium genome:
GAGACCACCTTCGCGCCGCGCGCGCTCAACGCGTCGGCCAGCGCGCGGGCGTCCGCGACGATGCGCTCGGCGTAGGTGCGGAAGGACGGCTGCAGCGCTTCGCGGAACGCGACCGCCTTCGCGGCGATGACGTGCATCAGCGGGCCGCCCTGCGTGCCGGGGAAGATCTGCCGGTCGATCCTCTTGCCGAGCTCCGGGTCGGGCCCGAAGATCACGCCGCTGCGCGGCCCGCGCAACGTCTTGTGGGTGGTGCTCGTCACGACGTGCGCGTGCGGCAGGGGGCTGGGGTGGACGCCGGCGGCGATGAGGCCGGCGACGTGCGCGACGTCGGCCAGCAGGTACGCGCCGACCTCGTCGGCGATCGCGCGGAAGCGCGCGAAGTCGATCGTGCGGGCGTACGCGCTCGCCCCCGCGATCAGGAGGGCGGGGCGGTGCTCGCGGGCGAGCGCCGCGACGTGGTCCATGTCGATCCGCTCGGTGGTGGCGTCCACCGGGTAGCCGACGACGTCGTAGTCCTGCCCCGAGAAGTTCACGGGGCTGCCGTGCGTCAGGTGGCCGCCGTGGTCGAGGTCGAGACCCATGATGCGGTCGCCCGGCTTCAGCAGCGCACGGAACACCGCCATGTTCGCGCCGCTGCCCGAGTGCGGCTGCACGTTCGCCCACGCCGCCCCGAACAGCTCCTTGAGTCGCGCGATGGCGAGGCGTTCGACGTCGTCGACGACTTCGCAGCCGCCGTAGTAGCGGCGGCCGGGGTAGCCCTCGGCGTACTTGTTCGTCAGGACGCTCCCGGTCGCTTCGAGCACGGCGGGGGACGTGAAGTTCTCCGAGGCGATCAGTTCGAGGCCGTCGCGTTGCCGCGCCGCCTCGCGCTCCAGGAGCGCGAACAGCTCCTCGTCGCGGGGGGTCGGCGGGGCGCTCGTCGGGGCGCTCGTCGGGGACGTCGTCATGCCGGCGAGGATAGCAGGTGGGGCGCGCGCCGGCGCGGCGCGTTCCGACGCGCTGCGCTCACGCTCCGGCGAGGGCGAGACCGCCGGCCATCACGGCGACCAGCGCCACGAACGAGGCCGCGCCGAGCACCGCCGCCGGTCGCCCGGTCGTGCGCACGACCCGTAGGTCCACCCCGAGACCCAGCGCGGCCATGGCGGACGCCGTCGCCACGCCCCCGGTCGCCGCGAGGGCGTGGGCGGCGCCGGAGGGGACCGCGCCGACGCTGACCAGGACCGCGAGCGCCACGAACCCGAGGACGAACGGCGGAACGAGCGGGACCCGGGCCGCGGCCCGGGGGCCGGCCCCCGGGCCGGCGTCCGCTCGCGTGGCGAGCCCGAGCAGGAGCAACGCCGGAGCGAGCAGCACGACTCGGGAGAGCTTCACGAGGAGCGCCCGGTCCGCCGCCTCGGGCCCGAGCGCGTCGCCGGCCGCGACGACGTGGCCGACCTCCTG
Encoded proteins:
- the glyA gene encoding serine hydroxymethyltransferase, which translates into the protein MTTSPTSAPTSAPPTPRDEELFALLEREAARQRDGLELIASENFTSPAVLEATGSVLTNKYAEGYPGRRYYGGCEVVDDVERLAIARLKELFGAAWANVQPHSGSGANMAVFRALLKPGDRIMGLDLDHGGHLTHGSPVNFSGQDYDVVGYPVDATTERIDMDHVAALAREHRPALLIAGASAYARTIDFARFRAIADEVGAYLLADVAHVAGLIAAGVHPSPLPHAHVVTSTTHKTLRGPRSGVIFGPDPELGKRIDRQIFPGTQGGPLMHVIAAKAVAFREALQPSFRTYAERIVADARALADALSARGAKVVSGGTDTHVFVLDLRPMGLTGKVADARLGRVGITVSKSTVPGDPEKPWVTSGVRIGTPALATRGFTPDDMDAVAGLIMEALALDDDALDGDLRDLRDRVRTLARAHPMPGDAPTP
- a CDS encoding putative sulfate exporter family transporter — protein: ARAEHASLAIATISLLGVLGVAAVALLGSARPDANLALALLAGATLQEVGHVVAAGDALGPEAADRALLVKLSRVVLLAPALLLLGLATRADAGPGAGPRAAARVPLVPPFVLGFVALAVLVSVGAVPSGAAHALAATGGVATASAMAALGLGVDLRVVRTTGRPAAVLGAASFVALVAVMAGGLALAGA